In Anaerostipes hadrus ATCC 29173 = JCM 17467, a single genomic region encodes these proteins:
- a CDS encoding NAD(P)/FAD-dependent oxidoreductase produces MKVIIIGGGAAGMMAAYQAAKCGNDVSLYEKNEKLGKKIFITGKGRCNVTNACEIEELLDHVVTNKEFLYSGFYSFTNDAMMEFLEELGCPLKVERGNRVFPVSDHSSDVIAALQRGLRKENVDIYFNTTVKKILIEDGIVTGVRLASGDTVKADKVVVATGGMSYQATGSTGDGYDFARKAGHKVTKLTPALVPFEIKEDYCKQLMGLSLRNVAVTMTADGKKIYEDFGEMLFTHFGISGPVVLSASSYIGRYQGKELKFIIDLKPALNKEQLDHRVLKDFNKTLNKDFVNSLDHLLPKKLIPVMIELSGIPEHKKVNEITKKERERFVSLLKHLELTITGVRGFKEAIITQGGVNVKEIDPGTMESKKIKGLYFAGEVLDLDAVTGGFNLQIAWSTGYLAGMN; encoded by the coding sequence ATGAAAGTGATCATTATCGGTGGCGGAGCTGCCGGCATGATGGCTGCATATCAGGCAGCAAAATGTGGAAACGATGTTTCCTTATATGAAAAAAATGAAAAATTAGGAAAGAAGATTTTTATCACAGGAAAAGGACGCTGTAATGTGACAAATGCCTGTGAGATCGAAGAGCTGTTAGATCACGTTGTGACCAACAAAGAATTTTTATACAGTGGTTTCTATTCTTTTACAAATGATGCAATGATGGAATTCTTGGAAGAACTTGGATGCCCTCTGAAAGTGGAACGAGGAAATCGTGTATTCCCTGTATCTGATCATTCTTCTGATGTTATTGCAGCATTACAAAGAGGTCTTAGAAAAGAAAATGTTGACATATATTTCAATACAACTGTCAAAAAGATTCTGATCGAAGATGGAATTGTAACAGGAGTAAGATTGGCATCTGGAGACACAGTGAAGGCAGATAAAGTCGTTGTTGCAACAGGAGGTATGTCCTATCAGGCAACCGGATCGACTGGAGATGGATATGATTTTGCAAGAAAAGCAGGACATAAAGTGACAAAACTTACGCCTGCACTTGTTCCGTTTGAGATCAAAGAAGATTATTGTAAACAGTTGATGGGATTATCTTTAAGAAATGTCGCAGTGACAATGACTGCAGATGGAAAGAAGATTTACGAAGATTTTGGGGAAATGCTCTTTACACACTTTGGAATCAGTGGACCAGTTGTTTTAAGTGCAAGTAGTTATATTGGAAGATATCAGGGCAAAGAATTAAAATTTATCATTGATTTGAAACCAGCACTTAACAAAGAACAGTTAGATCACAGAGTATTAAAAGATTTTAATAAGACATTAAACAAAGATTTTGTAAATTCCTTAGATCATCTTTTGCCGAAGAAGCTGATTCCTGTTATGATAGAGTTATCAGGAATTCCAGAGCATAAGAAAGTCAACGAGATCACAAAGAAGGAAAGAGAACGATTTGTTTCTTTATTAAAGCATTTAGAACTTACAATTACAGGAGTTCGTGGATTTAAAGAAGCGATCATTACACAAGGCGGAGTTAACGTCAAAGAGATCGATCCGGGGACGATGGAATCAAAGAAGATCAAAGGATTATATTTTGCAGGGGAAGTATTAGATCTTGATGCGGTCACAGGTGGGTTTAACCTTCAGAT
- a CDS encoding Gfo/Idh/MocA family protein: MKLALIGTGKIIEDALFAMEPVETIERTAIFARPHSRDKAEKLAKQYAIKEVYTDYEELLEKTEADTVYIGLINSAHYPYAKQALLAGKNVILEKPFTGFYEETKDLEQIANDKKLFIFEAITVLHNEVFYEMKKNLNKLGNIRMALCNYSQYSSRYDAYLEGDITHSFDPAYYGGSLYDINVYNIHYCVGLFGEPKDATYYPNIGPNGIDTSGTLVMQYDGFSAVCTGSKDSDSPGYVCVQGEKGFMKVDSKPNIASELKTVYADENIKEKVKDAAGAMVRATITEDYKAPEHHHRMTQEFTDFARVIDEKDYETAKEFLEETVAVVKVLETARKKAGIEF, from the coding sequence ATGAAACTTGCACTTATTGGAACAGGAAAGATTATTGAAGATGCATTGTTTGCAATGGAACCAGTAGAAACAATTGAGAGAACAGCGATTTTTGCAAGACCACATAGCAGAGATAAGGCGGAAAAACTTGCAAAACAGTATGCGATCAAAGAAGTTTACACAGACTATGAAGAATTACTTGAAAAGACAGAAGCAGATACTGTTTACATAGGACTGATCAACAGTGCTCATTATCCATATGCAAAACAGGCATTATTGGCAGGAAAGAATGTCATCCTCGAGAAGCCATTTACTGGATTTTATGAAGAAACAAAGGATTTAGAGCAGATTGCAAATGACAAGAAATTATTTATCTTTGAAGCGATCACAGTACTTCACAACGAAGTGTTTTATGAGATGAAAAAGAACCTGAATAAACTGGGAAATATCCGTATGGCACTTTGTAATTATTCTCAGTACTCCAGCCGTTACGATGCATATTTAGAAGGAGATATCACACATTCTTTTGATCCTGCATATTATGGAGGTTCATTATATGATATCAACGTCTATAATATTCATTATTGTGTAGGATTATTTGGAGAGCCAAAGGATGCGACATATTATCCAAATATCGGACCAAATGGAATTGATACATCAGGAACACTTGTGATGCAGTATGATGGATTCAGTGCGGTTTGTACAGGAAGTAAAGATTCAGACAGTCCAGGATACGTCTGTGTTCAGGGTGAAAAAGGTTTTATGAAAGTAGATTCTAAACCAAACATTGCTTCTGAATTAAAGACGGTTTATGCAGATGAAAATATCAAAGAAAAAGTAAAAGATGCAGCAGGAGCGATGGTTCGTGCAACGATCACAGAAGATTATAAGGCTCCAGAGCATCACCACCGCATGACACAGGAATTTACAGATTTTGCAAGAGTCATTGATGAAAAAGATTATGAGACGGCAAAAGAATTTTTGGAGGAGACAGTTGCGGTTGTGAAAGTACTTGAGACAGCACGAAAGAAAGCTGGAATTGAATTTTAG